One genomic region from Diabrotica undecimpunctata isolate CICGRU chromosome 9, icDiaUnde3, whole genome shotgun sequence encodes:
- the LOC140451249 gene encoding uncharacterized protein, with protein sequence MLLGSLIRNGLFAMNSFFKKSPQRKWTWASPDGVTKNEVNFVLTNNKDMVHDVTVLNSCSVRSDHRMVRAKIVLNLQKQRYKMITKTHPIGWNTIENTTSFEEEILRCLETTNIDIVDVETLNDNLIKAIKNAEKKCNTNPRRDKEEKISQETKRLMETRREQKRYECTRTTTT encoded by the coding sequence ATGCTTTTGGGTTCCTTGATACGAAATGGCCTCTTTGCAATGAATAGCTTTTTCAAAAAAAGTCCCCAAAGAAAATGGACCTGGGCAAGTCCAGATGGAGTCACCAAAAATGAAGTTAATTTTGTCTTAACCAACAACAAAGACATGGTCCatgatgtaacagttcttaatagCTGTTCAGTACGAAGTGATCATAGAATGGTAAGAGCGAAGATCGTGCTAAATCTCCAAAAACAAAGATACAAAATGATAACAAAAACACACCCAATAGGATGgaatacaatcgaaaacaccaCGTCCTTCGAAGAGGAAATTCTGAGATGTCTAGAGACAACAAATATAGACATTGTGGATGTCGAAaccttaaatgataatttaataaaagctATTAAGAACGCAGAGAAAAAGTGCAATACTAATCCTAGGAGAGATAAGGAGGAAAAAATCAGTCAAGAGACAAAAAGACTTATGGAGACACGAAGGGAACAAAAACGATACGAATGCACGCGTACTACAACAacttaa
- the LOC140451248 gene encoding uncharacterized protein, producing the protein MLDTTKTRPSVPGSELTLIQGSDQERQQTEGAKNPRVRSGDHRRRQMYIATYNVRLLSSEEKLQELEEELQHIKWDVMGLCEVRCEEEDCITLKSGHQLFYMGNKEKIGGIGLLIHKRHTKNIQQLKGINPIIIICILKLNKQNQP; encoded by the coding sequence ATGCTTGACACGACAAAAACACGGCCCTCAGTCCCCGGCAGTGAGCTGACCCTTATTCAAGGTAGCGATCAAGAAAGACAGCAAacagagggtgcgaagaatccccgggtCAGATCAGGCGACCACAGACGACGACAAATGTATATCGCTACGTACAATGTACGATTACTCTCATCTGAGGAAAAATTACAAGAATTAGAAGAAGAGTTACAACACATAAAATGGGACGTTATGGGTCTCTGTGAAGTAAGATGCGAAGAAGAAGACTGTATAACTCTTAAATCAGGGCATCAACTTTTCTAtatgggaaacaaagaaaaaataggtGGAATTGGACTTCTTATACATAAGAGACACACTAAAAATATCCAACAACTTAAAGGTATCAACCCAATAATAATAATCTGCATACTGAAGCTTAACAAACAAAACCAGCCTTAA